tatacatgcatgcatgcatacatatacatatattcaaaaAGGGTTTTCATGTATGTTCAAAAGGGTCAACAAAATTGTATGGCAGTGCAACAAATTTTTTTCCCTTACATATCTTTATGTACTTGCAAGAAAAGGGTATCTTTTAAGAAGAACAACAAGCTCCTTTAGTTCCACTGTCCGACATACTGTTAACATTAATAGTTGTCCCTTGAGGAACACTAGAAGCTGCTTGTTGTGCTGCCAATGCCTTTTTGCTTATAATTTGATAAATATCCAACAAAATTGTCTGAAATGCTTTCTCGATGTTGATTGCTTCTAATGCTGATGTCTCGAGGAATGCAAGCCCTTCTCTTTCAGCTAAGCCTTGAGCATCTTCTTGTGAGACAGCTCGGAGATGGTTTAAATCGGATTTGTTACCGGCCATCATGATGACGATGTTCGAATCGGCATGGTCTCTTAGTTCACGTAACCATCTTAGGACATTGTCGAAGGTTTGCCTTTTGGTTATGTCGTAAACTAGAAGTGCCCCAACAGCACCTCTATAGTAAGCACTTGTAATGGCTCGGTACCGTTCTTGGCCTGCTGTGTCCCATATTTGTGCCTTAACTGTCTTCCCTTCTACCTGATATGAAAGAAACAGTTCCTAAACATAACTAGAAAATATACTAATGAAAAATTCCAAGGTTGTTCgaactctttatttttcttaatcGAAATTACTTGATTCCAATTGCGTCCAACTATACCTGTTTTTTGACTTTAATATTTCTACTAAAATAGTTAAACACTATTAACTAGTTAGACTAACTTATGACATTATAAATATAGAGGAATCAAAttatatcatattaaaatataatgacTAAATATTGAATTTAAGCATAAATAAATCCAATCATTCCCATATTTGGATACCTGTCAAATTCGAATCTTATACTGGAGATCGAATAACATAGGTTCAAACCACTTGATTCACAAACTTTGTGTCTAAATAAACAACAATTTTCAGCAACAATCAATGGAACAATATGCAGCAAAATCTAATATTTAGATAGATAGATATAAAGGCAACCTGAAGAGTTCTTGTTGCAAATTCAACACCGATGGTAGATTTGGATTCCAAGCAAAACTCGTTTCTTGTAAATCTCGAAAGAATGTTAGATTTTCCGACGCCTGAATCTCCGATCAATACAATCTTAAATAGATAATCGTATTCATGATCCACTTTATATgccatttacaatttaatcacctTTTAAAAATTGATAGATTCAACAGAAAGAaaagataaaaaagaaaaattaatgaaAAACCCAAACTCGTTTGATTAACAATTAttacacaaaaatcaacaaatttgGAGATTTTGTTTTAGTGAAGAAAGGCGTTGCTTTCCATAGCCAAAGAGAGAAAACAGAATTAACGTACAAAAAGCCACTTAAAACGGTCTTTCAATGGGATCAAAATTAACTATAGCTAAATTCAGtcactttttaaataaaatttaatattgaaGTCATATAATTTGTTGGTCTTCTTCGACCGTCTTCATCACTAATCATATTCTTCATTTGGAACAATAATTTCTAATTCAGAAAGTAATAGATAATGTACCATTAATATTAGGGTGAGCGTTTGATCAAGTCGTgtcgaatcgagtaaaaaaatttGAGTTAGTAGAACGAATTCTATTTCAGCAATCAAACTCAATTTGAACTTTTTCGAATAGAATCAAGTCAAAAAAATTTCGAATGaagtcgagtcgagttaacggatcttattatttatactcaatgttgcgtttaaaatacaagattatttaactatataaacaatataatgattttaccttttaactatataaatatttattaaaacaatatagttttgtcttttaacttaatagttttgacttttaactttaaaaaggtaaacatttatcaaaatgacgtaattttatctttttttatttagattttcgTACAactcaattttgtaatttatattcgagttaaataaaaaattaatttttattcgagttgatctaaATAACtcgattaattattaaattagtaaatttttaagtaaaatttttaCCTTTTTCAATTCTAAATACCCCAATTTAAATCAAAATCGAAACATCCCAATTTAAGCTGATTAAATCCAAATTCAACACCAATAGTAGATTTTGATTCCAAGCCCTAACCCTAAAAATAATCAAACATCCTATAAAAATAATCAAACTTAAATCTAACATTGTTAAAAAAgccctaaaaatttttaaaaaaataaaataaaaaataaaaacccaaTATTCAACAAAACTCCGGTGGTGGTTGCATGCCAAACTCATAATCCAAAAGGTACTCATCAACAGAGAAATAAAAATCAGGGTTGACACCAGAAAACTGCTGCGGCGGTGGCTGCAGCTCCGACCACTGTGGCTGAAATTGCAATGGCAACGGTGGCAAATTAAAACCAGCATTGGCCATGGACTGAAATTGATTACCAAGAGGAAACATTGAAGTCACTggagcagcagcagcagcatttgttacaaaatcaccaaaatttggaACCTGTTGCTGGAACCCTCCTCCAAGTGTTGAATTATTATCAAACATATAATAATTACTGTTTTCACCGAAAAGAGGCATTGGATAGCCTTGTTCAGGTATCCGATTAGTGTCTTGTTCGAAATTCATGTTAAACGATTCAACGTCAAGCTGTTCATATTGATGATAAGCAGGTGATGCAACCATATTAATGGATTCACTAACCGCAGCAGCCATTTTGTTAGGTATAATTGCAGCTATATCAGCTTCAACTTTCTCTTGGCATTCAAGGCCGTTCCCTTCTTGTGTGGTTCTATGTTTTTGCTTTGCTTCCCTTGAGTTTTGATATAATTTGCACAAGACCCAATTATCGAgctgaaagaaaacaaaaaaaaaaaaaatcgaaaataaGTACTAAATTCGAATatacaataaaaaaatttcacaTATTTGAAAGATGGTACCTTCATGTCTTCCTTGCCATGTCTTACTCTAACAGGAGCATGGCTTGATACATATTCATGCATAATCCAATTGGTTTTAGACCCTTTCGGTGGTTTCCCTTCGTGAAAGACTAAAGTCTTTTTAGATCCGATCTTCTTTCCATTAAGAAGGACCTGCTTATCGACTCCGGTAGCTTTCCAGTATCCGTTACCGGCTTTCCTCGCCGGCCTTGATCCATTTGTGTATTTCCGTTCTCGTGGCGTAAAATAATACCATTCTTTTTCGACTTCATTCGACGATACCTTATTGTTCATGGCTATTTAATCAAAacgaaaataaaataatcaataaaacaaaattaaagagaAAACTGATGTTTAACAATttcagaaaaaataaagaaaaaagaatcAAAACCTGTAAGAGTTTCAGGATCATGACTGTAGAAATTGACCTCTCTTATTTTATTGGGCGGCAATGGAAGACCCGAAATTTTTCGTCTTAAGTAATAATCCATAAGCTCCTGGTCGGTTGGTTTGAATCTATAACCAGCCGGGAGCATTCTGAAATattcttcatcatcttcttctttcaGCCTCTTCAACATTGAATTCTCCATAATTTGATTACCTGAGATTGTGTCGGGCTTATAGAgatgtaaaataatattatattagaaATTTGAGTTGAGATAGATTTTGTATACTTAATCttatattttgtattttaattaattaataataaccgAAGcacttaatttttaatatttaattgagaaaaataattatcttaaatatatcaatttataaaataatattagataAGAAATTAGATTCCAGAGAGAATTTGTATTCTTAATCTCATCTTAtgaaagaataaaaattaaattaaaattttgtaaataatattaattttttaattttcataataattttatgaattatcagAGGGTTCAATGATCAATCTCGCAATTATTAAAAATCCTAAAAATTAAAATTGGATAGATAATCTAATCAATTCAATTGGTTTAActagtttaatttaataaatcaataaaatattaaaaacataaaaaatcgaTTTGAATCTAATAAATTACACTcaaggtcactaaactattcgaATGTTTTGGTCaatcaactttaaaaagttacaagaTGGTCATTGAGCCATTCTACTGTTTTCATTTAGGGGGCATTTGGTTCTCCGAATATAATATTATGACCTGTAATCTTATATTCCAAAATGAGATTATGGTGTTTGGATTTCAATATTCCGACCATCTCGTAATCTCACATTATGGTCATATCATAATATATGGTATAATCTCATTATGGCATCTTTCTTAAGTAATCCTAAATTACGAGTGAAATTTGAATTTTAGAACAAAATTACACTTAATTTTTAGATCAATAATAAGGAAGTTTGTAAAATTTTACGCAAAATTCAAATGGGATTTTTAACACCTCAAATCTAACCTAAATGTTATGGCATATTCTGAGAGATTACAATAGTTCgttaaagaaattttaatttaatcaaatttagTGTGTGTTTCGAAAGTATAAAATTTGACAATATTCTCACAAATGTTTAGAAAAACATAAGTCCGGAAAACACTTACtttaaacttagaatttga
The Gossypium arboreum isolate Shixiya-1 chromosome 10, ASM2569848v2, whole genome shotgun sequence genome window above contains:
- the LOC108463290 gene encoding ras-related protein Rab2BV-like, whose amino-acid sequence is MAYKVDHEYDYLFKIVLIGDSGVGKSNILSRFTRNEFCLESKSTIGVEFATRTLQVEGKTVKAQIWDTAGQERYRAITSAYYRGAVGALLVYDITKRQTFDNVLRWLRELRDHADSNIVIMMAGNKSDLNHLRAVSQEDAQGLAEREGLAFLETSALEAINIEKAFQTILLDIYQIISKKALAAQQAASSVPQGTTINVNSMSDSGTKGACCSS